A genomic window from Halogeometricum borinquense DSM 11551 includes:
- a CDS encoding DUF4129 domain-containing protein yields MNRSHAAALLITVLALSTVGVAASTLPSAQPADLPDSRSQGGFDEAHSGSGGKGASQSINHLALPDLNVENGVKSDRSQSKSTVGRLVVGVVLFLAGIALVLWRLTSDDSQAARESEKETDVSTDEVTSEVAHSKRRNLPPTNEVYRAWNTLGTSLEAHREAQETPTEFAQRASRAGLPRNAVERLTALFCSVRYGGEPPTADREKRAQNALEQIQRTSDSNSADSASSLSE; encoded by the coding sequence ATGAATCGGTCCCACGCTGCCGCCCTCCTGATTACTGTACTTGCCCTCTCGACTGTCGGTGTTGCTGCGAGTACGCTCCCGTCCGCACAGCCGGCAGACCTACCGGATAGTCGTTCTCAAGGTGGGTTCGATGAGGCCCACTCCGGAAGTGGTGGGAAAGGTGCATCGCAGTCGATCAACCACCTTGCACTCCCTGATTTAAACGTCGAAAACGGAGTCAAAAGCGACCGTTCACAATCGAAGAGTACGGTCGGACGACTCGTTGTCGGAGTCGTTCTCTTCCTCGCCGGGATAGCCCTCGTTTTGTGGCGTCTCACGAGCGACGATTCGCAAGCCGCACGCGAGTCTGAAAAGGAGACAGACGTGAGTACTGACGAGGTCACATCAGAAGTAGCTCACAGCAAGCGCAGAAATCTGCCGCCAACGAACGAGGTCTACCGGGCCTGGAACACGCTGGGTACCTCTCTGGAAGCGCATCGAGAAGCACAAGAAACACCCACAGAGTTCGCGCAGCGAGCGAGTCGTGCTGGGCTTCCCCGAAACGCGGTTGAACGACTCACAGCGTTGTTCTGCTCGGTACGATACGGTGGCGAGCCACCGACCGCCGACCGCGAGAAACGCGCACAGAACGCACTTGAACAAATTCAACGGACGAGCGATTCGAATAGCGCTGACTCTGCCTCTTCTCTCTCCGAATGA
- a CDS encoding DUF58 domain-containing protein, which yields MSDTRRPILNLGIVSSLVGFLLIVFPTLGSVVELTGTVRAIPFVIIGLAAIGLAGRYLRAEMTGQSTTRKCHTGRSEYPRPANRPKYAYPGEPLVRRLAEISWTDRREEEPTNRLDLRADVRGLAVTVLSQTENWTRTESETRLEEGGWTDDARAAAFFTDDIVPSLSVRQQLQSILGAEPPFARRARHAIAELASQYDETDVSPSLTERPNGRDRGRTVTTRQYWPSHTSETSRTTKSGRTRWVTTAALVAGGAGIVTLQPALFLLALFGIAVAGYGHLSTPPSGNVEITRTISDPNPEPQQEIDVTVTIQNTSESTLTDLRVIDGVPAGLTVTDGVPRFTTALRPGNEATFTYTVRGVGGSHAFDPALVITRDAIGIHKRETLVEGDSTAISCQRLENPVRQLQLRSQWTNHPGRIQSPVEGPGIEFHSVREYRSGDPLSRVDWNRKAKTGELTTIDFRESRLAKVMIVVDTRPEAYLTPTEECDRPIIRRSLTAARKITTHFSSERIPVGITALSPHSCWLPPKAGDVHRVRIHNALDEDPAFSWERPKDGIEISTAIEAFRQRACHDTQVILLSPLCDDGSKRVAERLDANGYAVTVLSPDPTALTDSTPDCALGYASVMRHFRLRKLRNGGIPVSDLTSDLSVAEVLARAS from the coding sequence ATGAGCGATACCCGCCGCCCTATTCTGAATCTCGGTATCGTCTCCAGTCTCGTCGGCTTCCTCCTGATCGTCTTCCCGACGCTGGGGTCCGTCGTTGAACTCACCGGAACGGTTCGTGCAATACCGTTCGTCATCATCGGCTTAGCTGCGATTGGCCTCGCTGGAAGGTACCTACGTGCGGAGATGACGGGACAATCCACAACAAGGAAATGTCACACCGGGCGAAGCGAGTATCCACGTCCAGCGAACCGACCCAAGTACGCGTATCCTGGTGAACCACTCGTGCGACGACTCGCAGAAATCTCGTGGACGGATCGACGGGAAGAAGAACCAACGAACCGTCTTGATCTCCGCGCGGATGTCCGGGGGCTTGCAGTTACCGTCTTGTCACAGACGGAAAACTGGACACGGACGGAAAGCGAGACACGGCTGGAAGAGGGGGGTTGGACTGATGATGCGCGGGCAGCAGCCTTCTTTACCGACGATATCGTCCCGTCGCTCTCGGTTCGACAGCAACTCCAGTCCATTTTGGGTGCTGAACCACCGTTTGCCCGTCGCGCACGGCACGCGATTGCAGAACTTGCGAGTCAGTACGACGAAACCGACGTTTCTCCTAGTCTGACTGAGCGGCCGAACGGCCGAGACCGGGGACGGACCGTCACGACACGACAGTACTGGCCGTCGCACACATCCGAAACGTCACGAACCACCAAATCTGGGCGAACACGGTGGGTGACGACTGCCGCCCTCGTTGCTGGTGGCGCTGGTATCGTCACTCTCCAGCCAGCGCTGTTCTTGCTCGCTCTGTTTGGTATCGCGGTCGCCGGGTACGGACATCTCAGCACACCACCCTCCGGAAACGTCGAGATCACGCGGACTATCAGCGATCCAAATCCCGAACCCCAACAGGAGATTGATGTGACGGTAACCATCCAGAATACGAGCGAAAGCACGCTCACCGACCTCCGAGTTATCGATGGGGTTCCGGCGGGACTCACCGTTACTGATGGCGTCCCCCGGTTTACGACAGCACTTCGTCCCGGTAACGAAGCTACGTTCACGTACACTGTCCGGGGAGTCGGTGGGAGTCACGCGTTCGACCCAGCGCTCGTCATCACGCGGGACGCAATCGGGATTCACAAACGAGAGACGCTTGTCGAGGGAGATTCGACGGCGATTTCCTGTCAACGTCTGGAGAATCCTGTGCGACAGCTACAACTGAGATCACAATGGACGAACCACCCCGGTCGGATTCAATCACCGGTCGAAGGACCGGGAATCGAGTTCCACTCTGTTCGTGAGTATCGCTCCGGCGACCCGCTCTCGCGGGTTGACTGGAACCGAAAGGCGAAAACGGGCGAGCTCACCACAATCGACTTTCGGGAGTCCCGACTCGCAAAGGTGATGATCGTCGTCGATACCCGGCCGGAAGCGTATCTGACGCCGACCGAGGAGTGTGATCGGCCAATCATCCGCCGGAGTCTCACTGCGGCACGGAAGATAACCACCCACTTCTCCTCGGAGCGTATTCCAGTCGGCATCACGGCCCTGTCGCCACACTCGTGTTGGCTCCCACCGAAGGCTGGCGATGTTCATCGCGTCCGTATTCATAACGCTCTCGATGAAGATCCCGCCTTCTCGTGGGAGCGTCCCAAGGACGGAATCGAGATATCGACCGCAATCGAGGCGTTCCGGCAGCGAGCGTGTCACGATACGCAGGTCATCTTGCTCTCACCGCTCTGTGACGACGGCTCGAAACGCGTCGCGGAACGACTCGATGCCAACGGCTATGCCGTGACTGTCTTGAGCCCAGACCCGACAGCGCTCACGGACTCGACGCCGGACTGTGCGCTCGGCTACGCATCCGTTATGCGCCACTTTCGGCTCCGAAAGCTTCGCAACGGGGGGATCCCCGTCTCCGATTTGACCTCGGATCTGTCAGTTGCGGAGGTGTTGGCCCGTGCGTCGTAA